CGATCGCCTCGGGCTTCGTCGTCGACGATGCGATCGTCGTGACCGAGAATATCGCGCGCCATCTGGAAAACGGGATGAAGCCCCTCGCCGCCGCGCTGAAGGGCGCGGAGGAGATCGGCTTCACGATCATCAGCCTTACGGTCAGCCTCGTCGCGGTGCTGATCCCGCTCCTGTTCATGGGCGACGTGGTCGGCCGTCTGTTCCGCGAATTCGCGGTGACGCTGGCGGTGACGATCCTGATCTCGGCGGTAGTGGCGTTGACGCTCGTGCCCATGCTCTCGGCCCGCTGGCTGAAGAGCGAGGCGGAGACGAAGCGACCCCATTTCGTCGAAAAGACGATCCAGTGGTTCGACATGATCGGCCACCATTATTCGCGCTGGCTGGATTGGGTGCTGCTGCGTCAGGGCCTCACCCTGCTGGTGTTCGCGGGTTCGGTGGCGGTCACGGCCCTGCTGTTCGTGATGATCCCCAAGGGCCTGTTCCCGGTGCAGGATACCGGCCAGCTGCAGGCCGTGATCGCGACGCGACAGGGCATCTCCTTTACCGCCATGTCCGAACTGCAGGGCAAGGTGGCGGATGCGATCCTGCAGGATCCGGACGTCGACAGCCTGAGCTCCAATGTCGGTGTCGACGGGCAGAATGCCGCGCTCAATCAGGGCCGGATGCTCATCAACCTGAAGGACGAGCATCCCACCAATCAGACGCGGCTGATCCGTCGCCTGCAGCAGCGCGCGCACGATGTGGCGGGCGTCATGCTCTATATCCGCCCCGTGCAGGATCTGACGATCGATGCCGAGGGCGGGCCGACCCAATATCGCTTCGCGCTGCAGGGCGCCGATCAGGACCAGATACAGGGTTGGGCGAAGAAGCTGATCGCCGAACTCCAGACTTTGCCCGAACTCGCCAACATCACGTCGGACATCCAGAATGACGGGCGCGCGGTGACCGTGAAGGTGGATCGCGACACGGCGGCGCGGCTGGGCATCTCGGTCGCGACGATCGACAGCGCGCTCTACAATGCGTTCGGCCAGCGCATCATCTCGACCATCTTCACGCAGACCACCCAGTATCGCGTGATCCTGGAAAGCCAGCCGGGGATGCTGACCAATCCGCAGATGCTGGCCCAGCTGTATCTGCCCACGTCCAGCGGCACCTCCGTGCCCCTCTCCACGGTCGCCCGCTTCGTGGAGGGCACGGCCCCGTTGCAGGTGACGCGCGTGGCGCAGTTCCCGGCGGCGACGATCGGATTCGATCTCGCGCGCGGATCGAGCCTCGGCCACGCCGTGGATGCGATCACGGCGGCGGAGAAACGCATCGGCGTGCCCGAAGCCTCGATCACTACCACCTTCCTCGGCGCGGCCAATGCGTTCCGCGCCAGCCTGCAGAATGAGGTGTGGCTGATCCTGGCGGCGATCGTGGTCGTCTATATCGTGCTGGGCGTGCTCTATGAGAGCTTCGTCCATCCGCTGACGATCCTGTCCACCTTGCCGTCCGCGGGCGTCGGCGCACTGCTCGCGCTCTGGATCACGGGCAATGATCTCGGCGTGATCGGGATCATCGGCATCGTGCTGCTGATCGGCATCGTGAAGAAGAACGCGATCATGATGATCGATTTCGCGCTGGAGGCGCAGCGCGAGGAAGGGCGCGATCCCGATACGGCGATCCGTCAGGCGGCACGCCTGCGTTTCCGCCCGATCATGATGACGACCTTCGCGGCCTTGTTCGCGGCGCTGCCCCTGATCTTCGGATCGGGCATGGGCGCGGAGCTGCGCCAGCCGCTGGGCCTCGCCATCGCCGGCGGCCTGATCGTGAGCCAGGCGCTGACGTTGTTCACCACGCCCGTCATCTTCCTCCAGTTCGAGGCGCTGTCGCGTCGCTGGGGCGGCAAGGCGCAGCAGCGCGAGCTGCCGCTGGAAGCCCCGCCCGCCCCCTTGGCGCCGGGAGTGGCGGAGTGATCCGCGCGCGCGCCGTCTTTTCGTCATTCCCGCGAACGCGGGAACCCAGCTCCACCGTTCGGCAGCTGGGTTCCCGCGTTCGCGGGAATGACGGCGAGGGTACCGTGGTGGCAGCCGCATGAATCTCTCCGCGCCCTTCATCCGGCGGCCGATCGGCACGTTGCTGCTCACGGTCGGGCTGATGATGGCCGGCATCGCGGCCTTCTTCGCCATGCCGGTGTCGCCGCTGCCGCAGGTGGATTTCCCGACCATCTCGGTGCAGGCGAGCCTCTCCGGTGCCAGCCCGCAGACGATGGCGACCAGCGTCGCCTCGCCGCTGGAAAAGCGGCTGGGCACGATCGCGGGCGTGACGGAGCTGACCTCGCAGTCCGGCATCGGCTCGGCGCGCGTGACGCTGCAATTCGATCTGTCGCGCAATATCGATGGCGCCGCGCGCGACGTGCAGGCCGCGATCAACGCCGCGCGGGCGGATATGCCCACCACGCTGCGGACCAATCCCAGCTATCGCAAGATGAACCCGGCCGACGCGCCGATCCTGATCCTCGCGCTCACGTCCGATACGCG
This DNA window, taken from Sphingomonas sp. AP4-R1, encodes the following:
- a CDS encoding efflux RND transporter permease subunit — translated: MNAPVHAPQEELVEVGSGRANPSRGFILRPVATTLFMIAILLAGLVAYKFLPVSALPQVDYPTIQVRTLYPGASPDVMGLTVTAPLERQFGQMAGLSRMSSVSSAGASVITLQFNLDLTLDVAEQEVQAAINAANTLLPADLPAPPIYAKVNPADAPVLSLGVTSATRPLAEVQNLVDQRIANKIAQISGVGLVSLSGGQRPAVRIQANVQALATRGLSLDTLRTAIAAANVNGAKGSFDGPTRSWSIDSNDQLATAKDYKDLVIAYTNGAPVRLSDVANVIDGSENTRIGAWMNRQPAIIVDVQRQPGANVIGTVDMIKSVLPDLEATMPANVHVTLLTDRTTGIRSSVHDVQMELVFAVVLVTLAIFLFLGSMEATVIASIAVPLSIIGTFAVMHQLGYSLNNLTLMALTIASGFVVDDAIVVTENIARHLENGMKPLAAALKGAEEIGFTIISLTVSLVAVLIPLLFMGDVVGRLFREFAVTLAVTILISAVVALTLVPMLSARWLKSEAETKRPHFVEKTIQWFDMIGHHYSRWLDWVLLRQGLTLLVFAGSVAVTALLFVMIPKGLFPVQDTGQLQAVIATRQGISFTAMSELQGKVADAILQDPDVDSLSSNVGVDGQNAALNQGRMLINLKDEHPTNQTRLIRRLQQRAHDVAGVMLYIRPVQDLTIDAEGGPTQYRFALQGADQDQIQGWAKKLIAELQTLPELANITSDIQNDGRAVTVKVDRDTAARLGISVATIDSALYNAFGQRIISTIFTQTTQYRVILESQPGMLTNPQMLAQLYLPTSSGTSVPLSTVARFVEGTAPLQVTRVAQFPAATIGFDLARGSSLGHAVDAITAAEKRIGVPEASITTTFLGAANAFRASLQNEVWLILAAIVVVYIVLGVLYESFVHPLTILSTLPSAGVGALLALWITGNDLGVIGIIGIVLLIGIVKKNAIMMIDFALEAQREEGRDPDTAIRQAARLRFRPIMMTTFAALFAALPLIFGSGMGAELRQPLGLAIAGGLIVSQALTLFTTPVIFLQFEALSRRWGGKAQQRELPLEAPPAPLAPGVAE